GTCAATCCTCCCTGAAAGAGCAGGCTCTGCGGCGCCGTCAGGCGGGCCGCTCGGGGGCGCCGCGCCGGTGGCCCCGTATCGCGTGCATGACGTCGCTCGTCAGACTGCTCCTCACCGGGGCGGTTCTTCGTCACCACGTCGGTTCATCACCACGTCGGCACGAGACCGCCGTCGATCCGGAGGTCGCTGCCGAGGATGTTGGCGGCCCGGTCGCCGGCGAGGAACACCACCAGATCGGCGACCTCTCCCGGCCGTGAGAAGCGGCCGCTGATGGTTGCCTTCGCCGCCTGCGCCTTCACCTCCTCGGACGGTCGGCCCGTGGCTGCCGAGACGGTGTCGGCGACCCCGCCGTCGCCCAGCCACAGATCCGTCTCCACGGGGCCGGGGCTGATGCTGTTGACCCGGATGCCACGCGGACCGAACTCTTTCGACAGAGCCTTGGAAAAGTTGACCAGCGCCGCCTTGGCGGCGCTGTAGTCCACCACCGCGGGGTCCGGCAGTTCGGCGTTGACCGAGCCGATGTTCACGATCGAGCCGCTCCCGGCTGTGAGCATCAGCGGCAGGATCGAACGGGTGACTGAGACGGCGGTGAGCAGGTTGAGCGTGAGGGTCTGCTGCCACTGCGCGTCGGTGACCGAGAGAAAGCCGCCGGGCCGGGCGGGCGCGGAACCGACGTTGTTGACCAGGAGATCGACCCGCGGCCCGGCCTCGGCGACCAGGCGGTCCGCGCTGCCGGACCGAGTGAGGTCCACCCCCACCCAGCGCGCCTTCCCCGCCGCCACCAGCGCGTCCAGCCCGGGAGACGAGGTCCGTGCCGCGGCGACGACGAACGCCCCGGCCCCCGTGAGGGCCTCGGCCACGGCCAGCCCGATGCCCTTGCTGGCTCCGGTGACCATGGCCGTCCTGCCCTGCAGTTCCTGTGCCATGCGATCTCCTCGGGGCGCCGCCTTCGGTTCACCGGCCTTCGGGGAACCGCGGCACGATCTCCAGGCGCGAGTGGATGCGGCGACAGATCCTCGTGACGGGATCTGTGCCATCGGTCTCCTCCACCTGCACCGACTCCGCCCGGGTCTGCTCGACAGCCTCCGGCCCCTCACCGATCCAGGCGATCCGGAGCACACCGTAGGAAGCGGGAACTCGAATGTGCCCGGGGTTCGGATACGCGGGTCGTCAGCCACGGCTCCAACAGTGCGTCCATCCTCACACAAGGCCCGCATCTCCGCCCGTCGCGGCCCCGGAGCGGAGGCGCTTCACTGCGGGAGGGGCATGGGCCTGCCCTTGTTGCGCCCCTTCGCCGCAGGCTCCTGCAGTTGCCCCCCCGCACTCACTGGGGTGGAGGCCGACGTCATCGCGGTCGACTTCGTTCGCCGGGTTTGGCAGGACGGCGCTGTCACAGCTCGCGAGGCCGCCCTCGAGGGGATTGCCGGAGCCGCTTCCGGCCAGTGCCGCGTCAGGCAACGTCTGCCCTGTCGACGACGGCGCGTAGGTGCCGGTCGTCGGCGTGGCGGTTGCGCCAGATGATGTAGCGGCGGATCATGCTGCCTTGCTTCTTGTGGTCAGCGTGGTCGGTGCCGTCGAGGGTGAAGTAGCGCAGGGCCATGGACTGGGCCTCGGTCCGATTCAGCCAGGAGGAGTCGGTCGGCGTGTAGGCGATTTCAACGTTGTTCGCCGCTGCCCATGTGCCGACTCGCCGGCACTTCTTCGTGGTCAGGTGCGGCAAGAAACTGTCGCAGACGATCGCCATCCGCACCGCGGGAGGGCAGGGGGGTTCGCAGTTAGCGGCAGAACTCCAAGAACTGCTTGCGCCGCTTGAGCGGTTTGATGTGGCCGTAGAGCTTGTCCTTGGCCAGGTCCAGGGCGGCAAACAGGTGCCGCACCCCGCCGTAGCGGTTGTAGGTCGCCCGGCGCCGGCGGCGGGGCTCACGATCGGGGCCTTTGTGCCTGCCGCCGCGCTCGGCCCACTGCCGCCCGGGGTGCGGCATCAGGTTGAGCGGCCCGAACTCGTCCATGCAGAGGACGGCTCGGGCTCGCCGTCCTCGGCTTTGACCTCACGGTCGGCGATCGCGTAGAGATGCTCCACGCGGGCCTTCTTGTCCACGTACTCCCGATCACGGGAGGTCTTCCGGGTCTTCAAACGTTGAAAGGAGACTTCCTCCTCACGGAGTAGAAGGCGCAGGCCCTCGTGGCTAATGTCGTCGACCACCCCCTCGGCGACCAGGAAGTCGGCCGGCATGTCCTGAGCGGACAGCAGCACCATCTGCGCGCGCCGCCAGGTCACCACCGAGCCCGTGCCTCTGCGGGCTGTCCGGAGTAACCGCGGGCCCTCGTCGTCGTCGATCTCGCGAACGCGCACTCGTTCTGCCACCCGTGTGGCTCGGCGGCCTCATGCTGCTGGAGCGGCAGGTTCAGGAGGAGTCGTCGGAGTCGGCCGCGAGCGTCTTGCCCGCGACCTCTGCCCTGGTGACGCCGTCGATTGCCACACAGATAGCGAAGACGCGATCGTGGCTGGTCCAGCCGTTGACGAGGCCACGGTTGTTACTGATCTGTACCCGCTTCCCGGCGGGGTCCACGGACGACACCAAGGGCAAGTGGACCGTCCCGGCGACACGGGCGAGGACGATGTCCCCGGCCTCCAGCTTCGACGGGTCGACCGGGGCAACGACCACCGTTCCCGCGGACACAGGCGCGGAGGACGTCGAGGTAGCGCAGGACCTGGACCGGGGGCGGTGGGCTCGATGGTGCCGGCCTTGTTTTCGAATGCTCTGATCAGGTCATCGCACAGGTTGGCGGTGGCGGTGACCGCTTCGGGCAGGCTGATGTCGCGCTCGGCCATCAGCACGTGGGGCAGCAGGGTCGGGATGGCCCCGGGCTCTTGGATTTCCTTGTGGTACGACCACAGGCCGTTGGCGACACCGAGGTGGTCGATGGCCGGGGCCGTGAGTTCCTCCGGCACGGGGAGAGTGAGCTCGTCGCCGCAGGGCGCCACGCCGCTGCTGAGCGCGCTGAGCTCCAGGCACGGGCCGACAGCGCCGTTGAGCCGGCACAGGCTGCGGTAGGCGGCCGCGTTCAAGGGCCGTCATGGGCCTCGTATGCCTTCGGTGTCCAGGAACGGCAAGTCGGCACCAAGTCCACGCCAAGGCCCGGTGAGCACCGTGTCGTATCCGCTGTCGGCATTCGATCCTGGAGCAACCGAGCGTGTCTTTCAGTAGTACCTCCGAACAGCCCCGCCCCTACGAGACGATCGCGGACCACCGCGAGCGGAAACCGCTGTCGCCCCTGCTCCCCGCAGCCCCGCACGGTGCAACGGGCCGGGCCGCCTCGGTCGCCCACCGCTTGACCGGATACGGGCTGCACCGCCACCGCAACGGTGAGGACAAGTCCGTCCGGCCATCGCTCCGCGAACGCACCGCGCAGCGGACGCCGGCCGTACTCGTCCGCGGAGCGGCGCGATGACGGTACTCGACTGCGCTCCCCACGACGTCCTGGACGCCTACCGCACCTGCGAGTTCGTCACCCTCGGCAAGAACGGAACGCCGTTGGCCTGGCCGACGGCCGTGGCTCGGCGCGAAGACGGGACCCTCCTGCTGACCACGTCCCTCGCCTTCGCCCAAAAGGCGCTGAACGTACGCCGCGACGGCCGGGTCGCGCTGCTCTTCTCCGACCCCACGGGCAGCGAACTGGACCGGGCTCCGCAAGTGTTCGTCAGCGGCCGCGCCCACTGCCCCGACGCGATCATGACGGGTCCGGAAGGGGCCGAGGAGTACTGGCGCAGGCTCTTCGAACGCCAGCCGCACAGCCGCGCCTACCTCAAGCGCCCCATGAGGCCGGTGATGTCCTGGTACTACCTGCGCCTCCTCATCACCGTCGAACCCGAACGGGTGAGTATGAGGCCGAGCCTGGAGGAGCTGTCGTGGCCCGAGGCGCCGGCTCCCGCCGCCGCGACGCACACGCTGCCCGGGGCCGCGCAACTCGGCCGCATGCCGACGGCGGTACTGGCCGGCCGCGACGCCTCGGGGGCACCGCTGCTCGCCCGTACCCGCCCGCAGCCGACACCGTCGGGCTATCTGGTCGAGGTCCCACCGGACTGCCGTGTCGAGCCGGGGCCGGCCAGCCTGCTGGTGCACCGGCACGACGAACTGCTGAACCACATGTACAACGCGCTCGTACGCGGAGACCTGAGGCAGACCGGTTCGGGCTGGCTCCTGGTGCCGTCCAGCGTGATCGAACCCATGGGTTCGGGGCGGGTCAGCGATGCCCTGCGGGTCCTGCGCCAGACCAAGCGGTCGACCGACCGCTATCTCGCGCGGCGCGGTCTGCCCCGCCCGAAAGTGCAGTGGGATCAGTTCCGTTCCCTGGCGGCGCCGTCGCATACAGGACGGAGCCGACCGTGCTGAACCGCCGCTCCGTGCGTGAGGAGTCCCCGTGCGAGCCCTGATCGGCCACCTCGCCGCAGCACTCGCCCGTCTCGGGCGTCGCTCTGCCCGCCCAGCGTTTCCCGCACCGTCGGACGGGGACCGCCTGGCAGCCGTCATGAAGTCCCCGCACCATTGATCACCACTCCGGCTCGTTCGGGGCACGCGGACTGACGGCGCGGCGGGGGAGGGGATCAGGCGAGGTTCTTCGGGTTCTCGGCACGGTCGCCGGAGATCGTCCACGGTGCCGCGCCGTTTACGATGTGGTTGTCATGGTCACAATGAAGGTGCTCGGCGCGTTCC
This is a stretch of genomic DNA from Streptomyces sp. R44. It encodes these proteins:
- a CDS encoding SDR family NAD(P)-dependent oxidoreductase; amino-acid sequence: MAQELQGRTAMVTGASKGIGLAVAEALTGAGAFVVAAARTSSPGLDALVAAGKARWVGVDLTRSGSADRLVAEAGPRVDLLVNNVGSAPARPGGFLSVTDAQWQQTLTLNLLTAVSVTRSILPLMLTAGSGSIVNIGSVNAELPDPAVVDYSAAKAALVNFSKALSKEFGPRGIRVNSISPGPVETDLWLGDGGVADTVSAATGRPSEEVKAQAAKATISGRFSRPGEVADLVVFLAGDRAANILGSDLRIDGGLVPTW
- a CDS encoding S26 family signal peptidase translates to MVVAPVDPSKLEAGDIVLARVAGTVHLPLVSSVDPAGKRVQISNNRGLVNGWTSHDRVFAICVAIDGVTRAEVAGKTLAADSDDSS
- a CDS encoding pyridoxamine 5'-phosphate oxidase family protein, whose protein sequence is MTVLDCAPHDVLDAYRTCEFVTLGKNGTPLAWPTAVARREDGTLLLTTSLAFAQKALNVRRDGRVALLFSDPTGSELDRAPQVFVSGRAHCPDAIMTGPEGAEEYWRRLFERQPHSRAYLKRPMRPVMSWYYLRLLITVEPERVSMRPSLEELSWPEAPAPAAATHTLPGAAQLGRMPTAVLAGRDASGAPLLARTRPQPTPSGYLVEVPPDCRVEPGPASLLVHRHDELLNHMYNALVRGDLRQTGSGWLLVPSSVIEPMGSGRVSDALRVLRQTKRSTDRYLARRGLPRPKVQWDQFRSLAAPSHTGRSRPC